In a genomic window of Clavelina lepadiformis chromosome 7, kaClaLepa1.1, whole genome shotgun sequence:
- the LOC143466189 gene encoding adhesion G-protein coupled receptor G2-like has product MLATLAFIFLHGFIVFKRQCRCASGIANLKSISKLIDLCVSKIHSATPLQNVTTSTTAAFISSNPTVIATTAAKTTDVFSVRHLTTSHSASLSPTLSAGTTGTTRSSKTKSIITTTELPSTAQTSTTQDASKSIKISTTTPSTPFITTTVADISEVELSELQRVGFEVLNQQNISQSDVEELTEVIKKVTGNSSNLCDVNNVNMVVDLLQNLSSVTTNVTVSAFTNILVITNNIHDAEESIRLVSQKSKSRLTRAIEMFTNGVELPDNESSLEIVTQALAVGIQKVSPSDDVVVFDASHLANRTNRGSASFKLPLSTRNANSSIRVSYILYEDDVYFSSPFHAEKVISVLLPDPNASHFLQIEPFQYSTPLLAANSSQHYRFLSCSYWDEDNLEWSNRGCVLRESDSANPLCECNHLSNFALVVRIHYIPSDLGLDLLGKIGCSLSVLGFFLTAFLYLILKELRTSKPGPIHIQLCLCLGIAYLIFLSGSGMIHNSLLCIGMAASMHYFLLPAWVWMFVEGLAMFKTLVKKSRFLGNDFLLKWSIVAYVLPACTVAVTMGITIGVLDKEREWYLDPDNTAIVESNYVHDNFCWLHGSALILGFLAELGFIFAVNVIIYGAVIRSITWGRKKIQSSHAPSSTKDHVIKVTSVAALLGVTWIFSIPLFQTRDETTIIVFSHIFSFFNSFQGVAIFFLFCVRNPKTRALWLNPIKSKMKYLELRKRRSYMITSV; this is encoded by the exons TCCAAAATTCATTCAGCTACACCACTGCAGAATGTGACAACTTCAACTACCGCTGCTTTTATTAGCTCAAATCCAACCG TGATTGCGACTACGGCAGCGAAAACAACAGACGTTTTTTCCGTAAGACATCTTACCACTTCCCACTCCGCATCATTATCACCAACCTTGTCGGCCGGAACAACTGGTACGACGAGAAGTTCGAAAACAAAAAGCATTATCACAACAACCGAACTTCCATCTACTGCCCAAACCTCGACAACGCAAGACGCCAGCAAATCGATTAAGATTTCTACTACAACCCCCTCTACCCCATTCATAACAACAACAGTAGCTGATATAAGCGAGGTTGAGTTATCAGAACTACAAAGAGTTGGATTTGAG GTATTGAACCAGCAAAACATATCTCAAAGTGATGTTGAAGAACTAACTGAAGTGATCAAGAAAGTTACCGGAAATTCATCAAACTTATGTGATGTCAATAATGTGAATATGGTAGTAGAtctattacaaaatttatcatCTGTAACTACTAAT gTCACTGTCTCCGCATTTACTAACATTTTGGTAATAACAAATAACATCCATGACGCTGAGGAAAGCATCCGCTTGGTGTCGCAAAAGAGCAAATCTCGACTGACTCGAGCGATTGAAATGTTCACGAACGGTGTAGAGTTACCTGACAATGAATCTAGTCTTGAAATTGTTACACAGGCTCTAGCCGTGGGG ATTCAGAAGGTATCGCCAAGTGATGACGTTGTAGTTTTTGATGCCTCGCATTTGGCAAATCGGACTAACCGAGGTTCAGCTTCGTTCAAGCTGCCATTGAGCACTAGAAACGCAAATTCATCGATTCGAGTTTCTTATATTCTGTACGAAGATGACGTTTACTTTTCGTCGCCATTTCACGCCGAAAAA GTGATCAGCGTTCTTCTGCCAGACCCAAATGCTAGTCATTTTCTTCAGATTGAACCTTTTCAGTACAGTACGCCACTGTTGGCTGCTAACTCTTCACAG CACTACAGGTTCCTTAGCTGTTCATATTGGGATGAAGATAATCTTGAATGGTCGAACCGAGGTTGTGTACTTAGAGAATCTGATTCGGCCAATCCTCTTTGCGAATGCAACCATCTCAGTAATTTTGCGCTCGTCGTG CGAATCCATTACATTCCGAGTGACCTGGGACTGGATCTACTCGGCAAAATCGGCTGTTCGCTATCAGTGCTAGGGTTCTTTTTAACGGCCTTTTTATATCTTATTCTCAA AGAACTGCGCACCTCTAAACCAGGCCCAATTCACATTCAATTGTGCCTTTGTTTAGGAATAGCTTATCTTATATTTTTGAGTGGTTCAGGCATGATACACAATAGTTTGCTGTGCATTGGAATGGCAGCAAGTATGCACTATTTCTTGCTACCTGCTTGGGTTTGGATGTTTGTCGAGGGCCTGGCAATGTTTAA AACTCTTGTCAAAAAATCACGTTTTTTGGGAAATGATTTTCTCTTAAAGTGGTCGATTGTAGCTTATGTATTACCAGCGTGTACCGTAGCCGTCACCATGGGCATAACGATTGGTGTATTAGACAAAGAAAGGGAATGGTACTTGGATCCAG ATAACACAGCTATAGTGGAGTCTAACTATGTACACGATAACTTTTGCTGGCTTCACGGCTCTGCTCTAATCCTAGGCTTTCTTGCCGAACTTGGTTTCATTTTTGCTGTAAATGTCATCATTTATGGTGCAGTGATTCGCTCCATTACCTGGGGTCGTAAAAAA ATACAATCTTCACATGCGCCGTCGTCAACAAAAGATCATGTGATTAAAGTAACTTCTGTGGCAGCCTTGCTGGGAGTCACGTGGATATTTTCTATCCCTTTGTTCCAAACCAGGGACGAAACAACAATCATTGTTTTCAGTCATATATTCTCATTCTTCAATAGCTTTCAG GGTGTGGCAATTTTCTTTCTGTTCTGTGTCCGGAATCCGAAGACACGTGCCCTTTGGTTGAATCCAATCAAGTCAAAGATGAAGTATCTGGAGTTGAGAAAACGTCGATCGTACATGATTACCTCTGTTTGA